One genomic segment of Cardinium endosymbiont of Philonthus spinipes includes these proteins:
- the fabG gene encoding 3-oxoacyl-[acyl-carrier-protein] reductase, with product MHLKGKKIFITGASRGIGKAIALKLAAAGGDIAFTYFGSDLQSVQATETALRSFGVAVKSIHADASDFKATHKVVEDVVETFGGLDVLINNAGITRDNLLLRMGEADWDTVLNVNLKSVFNTVKASIKTFLKQRSGSIINIASIVGISGHAGQANYAASKAGIIGFTKSIALELGSRNIRANVIAPGFIATAMTDQLEASLQQEWVQKIPLKRVGLPEDVAECALFLACDASSYITGQVIQVDGGLLT from the coding sequence ATGCATTTAAAAGGAAAAAAAATATTTATTACAGGTGCTTCACGAGGCATTGGCAAGGCGATTGCACTTAAACTAGCAGCAGCAGGGGGAGATATTGCTTTCACCTATTTTGGATCTGATTTGCAATCTGTACAAGCTACAGAAACAGCATTACGTAGCTTTGGGGTAGCGGTAAAGTCCATCCATGCAGATGCCTCTGATTTTAAAGCTACCCATAAAGTCGTAGAAGATGTGGTAGAGACATTTGGTGGATTAGATGTATTGATAAACAATGCAGGCATCACTAGAGATAACTTACTGTTACGCATGGGAGAAGCCGATTGGGATACAGTATTAAATGTAAATTTAAAATCTGTTTTTAATACCGTGAAGGCATCGATAAAAACCTTCCTCAAGCAACGTAGTGGTTCTATTATCAACATAGCATCTATTGTAGGCATTAGCGGCCATGCCGGACAAGCCAATTATGCTGCCTCCAAGGCGGGTATCATTGGTTTTACCAAATCCATTGCTTTAGAGTTAGGCAGCAGAAACATACGTGCCAATGTTATTGCACCCGGCTTTATAGCAACTGCCATGACAGATCAACTTGAGGCCTCACTCCAACAGGAATGGGTTCAAAAGATTCCACTTAAGCGCGTGGGCCTTCCAGAAGATGTAGCGGAGTGTGCGCTCTTTTTGGCTTGCGATGCATCCAGCTACATCACAGGACAGGTTATTCAGGTAGATGGGGGGCTGCTTACATAG
- the fabD gene encoding ACP S-malonyltransferase — protein MKGYLFPGQGSQYVGMGKVLYHHSRQARQMFETADHILDMDLTYLMLEGSQEALKATTVAQPAIFLHSVVTALVSDSFHPAAVAGHSLGEISALVASGVMPFEEGLHLVAVRSKAMEQACQLCPGTMAAVLGLRDEVVEEICATITQEVVVPANYNCPGQLVISGSQAGVALAMAALTQAGARKVIPLQVEGGFHAPLMVHAQESLAAVLSSISFSKGICPIYQNVTGQAVTDPQTIKENLIQQLVAPIYWTKTINHMIADGITAFVECGPGAVLQGLTRKIAPALAIEAM, from the coding sequence ATGAAAGGTTATTTATTTCCTGGTCAAGGGAGTCAATATGTAGGGATGGGCAAAGTGCTCTATCACCATAGCAGGCAAGCACGTCAAATGTTTGAAACAGCTGACCATATTTTAGATATGGATTTGACTTACCTGATGCTAGAAGGCTCCCAGGAGGCTTTAAAAGCAACTACGGTTGCGCAACCTGCTATTTTTTTACATTCAGTTGTTACAGCCTTGGTGAGTGATTCGTTTCATCCAGCGGCTGTAGCAGGCCATTCTTTAGGCGAAATATCAGCTTTAGTAGCCAGTGGCGTGATGCCATTTGAAGAGGGGCTGCATCTGGTAGCTGTCCGTTCTAAAGCGATGGAGCAAGCTTGTCAGCTTTGTCCTGGGACCATGGCTGCTGTACTTGGTCTTAGGGATGAGGTGGTGGAAGAAATTTGTGCAACCATTACGCAAGAAGTAGTGGTACCAGCTAATTACAATTGTCCAGGGCAGTTGGTTATTTCTGGAAGTCAGGCGGGGGTAGCGTTGGCCATGGCAGCTTTAACCCAAGCAGGTGCGCGCAAGGTAATACCACTCCAAGTAGAAGGAGGGTTTCATGCTCCGCTGATGGTGCATGCTCAGGAAAGTCTTGCAGCGGTACTCTCATCGATCTCCTTTTCTAAAGGCATCTGTCCCATTTATCAAAATGTTACTGGACAGGCTGTTACCGATCCGCAAACCATCAAGGAAAACCTAATCCAACAGCTTGTGGCACCTATTTATTGGACCAAAACCATTAACCATATGATAGCGGATGGGATTACAGCATTTGTTGAATGCGGGCCAGGAGCTGTTTTACAAGGGTTAACCCGAAAAATAGCCCCTGCGTTAGCTATAGAAGCTATGTAA
- a CDS encoding SPOR domain-containing protein — protein MATNPMDNKFGLPKPDFQALPKKKAIWPLLVILGMIVLLIAAKMGYNLYMNMHKHPTSAVESATKAANNRPDSEQTNASEKSAPATTTAKTRARKDGNKTADSSLDEAEIFEHKQNKKVTKSISATQKQLAAKRAKPLIKPGTYQAFKEPQGIYHLVVGSYLDKSAAMKVVQELMKKNLGVCLILPRTQRSEKYYRVTIGHSKTQDEAEKKLKQFESKYKNIFILEY, from the coding sequence ATGGCTACCAACCCCATGGATAATAAATTTGGGTTACCCAAACCAGACTTTCAAGCATTGCCTAAAAAAAAAGCGATATGGCCCCTACTGGTTATTTTAGGCATGATTGTCCTGCTTATTGCAGCTAAAATGGGGTATAATCTCTATATGAACATGCACAAGCATCCTACATCAGCTGTTGAGTCGGCTACTAAAGCAGCAAATAACAGGCCCGATTCCGAACAAACCAACGCTTCGGAAAAATCAGCACCTGCTACCACAACAGCTAAAACAAGAGCCCGTAAAGATGGCAATAAAACAGCTGATTCGTCTCTTGATGAGGCCGAAATATTTGAACACAAACAAAACAAAAAAGTAACCAAAAGCATCAGTGCTACCCAAAAACAGCTAGCAGCTAAGCGGGCTAAGCCGTTGATCAAGCCAGGGACTTATCAAGCATTCAAGGAGCCACAAGGCATATACCACCTAGTGGTGGGTAGCTATCTAGACAAGTCGGCTGCCATGAAAGTAGTACAGGAGCTCATGAAAAAAAACTTAGGTGTCTGTCTGATTTTACCTAGAACCCAAAGGTCAGAAAAATACTATCGTGTTACCATAGGACATAGTAAAACGCAAGATGAAGCAGAAAAAAAACTAAAGCAGTTTGAGTCAAAATACAAAAATATTTTTATTTTAGAGTACTAA
- a CDS encoding MotA/TolQ/ExbB proton channel family protein, with protein sequence MTTHTTLLGLLLKGGWLMLPLAALSLISIYIIVERLLTYRKYLSLSSSFLEELEVALNSGDLSTVKQICSEQDNIIEKVINKGIEQRQVANIALILESESGRMVAFLEEKLAFLATISGSAPMIGFLGTVTGMIQTFIAISQEKNQLSSQLFSSGIYEAMVTTVGGLIVGIIAYLGYNYCTAQVSKTTARLNYLVNLFLAKVK encoded by the coding sequence ATGACCACACATACGACATTACTGGGTCTGCTGTTAAAAGGCGGTTGGCTGATGTTACCCCTTGCAGCGCTATCGCTTATAAGCATCTACATAATAGTAGAGCGTCTATTGACCTACCGAAAATATTTGAGCCTATCCAGTAGTTTCTTAGAAGAATTAGAAGTAGCATTAAATAGTGGAGACTTATCAACAGTGAAACAGATCTGTAGTGAACAAGATAATATTATAGAAAAAGTAATCAACAAAGGCATCGAGCAACGGCAAGTTGCAAATATTGCATTGATTTTAGAAAGTGAATCTGGTAGGATGGTAGCCTTTTTGGAAGAAAAGCTTGCTTTCCTAGCAACGATCTCTGGATCGGCACCTATGATTGGTTTCTTAGGTACTGTAACTGGTATGATTCAAACATTTATAGCGATTTCCCAAGAAAAAAACCAGCTTTCTTCTCAACTTTTTTCAAGTGGTATCTATGAAGCAATGGTTACAACCGTAGGAGGACTAATCGTTGGAATTATAGCTTATCTGGGTTATAATTACTGCACCGCGCAAGTCAGTAAGACTACAGCAAGGTTGAATTATCTGGTCAACCTTTTTTTAGCCAAGGTGAAGTAG
- a CDS encoding ExbD/TolR family protein, giving the protein MKISTKNKIDASFSMASMTDIIFLLLIFLLITANYSPKALPVDLPLSTNERTESVQVHVTVTAQLAYYVEGKRVPFNRLQNVLEDALSKTSSKVVLLHMDKGLSIAHMVKVADIANKLGAAVSLATEFEKKR; this is encoded by the coding sequence ATGAAAATCAGTACAAAAAATAAGATAGATGCTTCTTTTAGCATGGCCTCTATGACTGATATTATATTTTTACTATTGATTTTTTTATTGATTACAGCCAATTATAGCCCCAAAGCACTTCCTGTTGACTTACCATTAAGCACCAATGAAAGAACGGAATCTGTACAAGTTCATGTAACGGTTACCGCACAGCTAGCCTATTATGTAGAAGGAAAGCGGGTTCCTTTTAACAGGCTACAAAATGTCTTGGAGGATGCATTATCCAAAACATCGAGTAAAGTTGTTTTATTGCATATGGATAAAGGGCTATCTATAGCCCATATGGTCAAGGTAGCAGATATAGCCAATAAATTAGGGGCTGCTGTTTCCCTAGCTACTGAATTTGAAAAGAAACGATGA
- a CDS encoding formylglycine-generating enzyme family protein, translated as MLLASYKCFSSKLVKRTLTTLYVLIYMTMGSCGTIPDDEGEFIGHHTKESWKNDIPLNMKLIPSGTFLMHGGVNEGGIGQTRIIQTTTVPSFYMDEAPVTNAQYRAFLDIVRADLESYGLNESYINEKLMPDVTVWQKVFPAMFIDDSYGQSYWQDPRFDDYPVVGITWEAAEQYARVRSIYRNNYLVSKGRKPGPDFRLPTAAEYEYAAKGGQPDAQYPWGGPSVRDPKTGKLLANFQATKGDYAASGYAYTSPIKAFPPNAYGLYDMAGNVAEWCADVYSPLPIHKNEVISPFYKDEQGLFKVIKGGSWKDYAYALQTGVSDCEHKDIPRCYIGFRCVMSAM; from the coding sequence ATGCTTTTAGCTTCTTACAAATGCTTTTCATCTAAACTTGTTAAGCGCACCCTAACCACACTATACGTATTGATCTATATGACAATGGGTAGTTGTGGTACCATTCCCGATGATGAAGGGGAATTTATCGGCCACCATACTAAAGAAAGTTGGAAAAACGATATCCCGTTAAACATGAAATTGATTCCATCTGGTACATTTTTGATGCATGGAGGAGTTAACGAAGGTGGGATTGGCCAAACCCGTATCATACAGACGACAACCGTACCCTCATTCTACATGGATGAAGCACCCGTTACCAATGCTCAATACCGCGCATTCCTAGATATTGTCAGGGCCGATCTGGAATCGTATGGATTAAACGAATCCTATATCAATGAAAAGCTAATGCCTGACGTAACAGTTTGGCAAAAAGTTTTTCCAGCTATGTTTATAGATGACTCATATGGTCAAAGCTATTGGCAAGATCCCCGTTTTGATGACTACCCTGTAGTGGGCATCACTTGGGAAGCAGCAGAACAATATGCACGCGTTCGTTCTATTTATAGGAATAACTATTTAGTATCTAAAGGGCGAAAGCCCGGTCCTGACTTTAGATTGCCTACCGCTGCTGAATATGAATATGCTGCTAAAGGCGGTCAACCAGATGCGCAATATCCATGGGGAGGACCTTCTGTAAGAGATCCAAAGACAGGCAAGCTCTTGGCTAATTTTCAGGCTACAAAAGGGGACTATGCAGCGTCTGGTTATGCATATACCTCTCCCATAAAAGCTTTTCCACCCAACGCTTATGGACTTTATGATATGGCAGGCAATGTAGCAGAATGGTGTGCAGATGTATACAGCCCCTTACCAATACATAAAAATGAGGTGATCAGTCCTTTTTATAAAGATGAACAAGGCCTATTTAAGGTTATTAAAGGAGGCTCTTGGAAAGACTACGCCTATGCACTACAAACTGGAGTTTCTGATTGTGAACATAAAGATATACCACGTTGCTATATTGGCTTTAGATGCGTGATGTCTGCCATGTAA
- the gldL gene encoding gliding motility protein GldL: protein MKHNLISNSFTHKFYNTIMPLIYNIGAAIVIFGAMFKLLNLPGGSIMLGIGLSAEAVIFILSAFEPKEQEIDWSRVYPELAPDYNGKNLTSRSVQATPTITQKFDQCLEKASIDTALLENLAATMRRFSDNIASVPSFTQVGAVTEDYVRHIGQATQIIGDMAHTLTSMNGLYKKALAHMEDQTTHTHTLHSHLETTVKAMEVAGNEAIHFKKELALLNEKVTALNEIYAKTLTAFKG from the coding sequence ATGAAACATAATTTGATAAGTAATTCTTTTACACATAAGTTTTATAATACTATTATGCCCTTGATTTACAACATTGGTGCAGCTATTGTAATTTTTGGGGCTATGTTTAAGCTATTAAACCTACCTGGAGGCAGTATTATGTTGGGCATTGGCCTTTCTGCAGAAGCTGTTATTTTCATTTTAAGTGCTTTTGAACCTAAAGAACAAGAAATAGATTGGTCACGTGTGTATCCTGAGCTAGCGCCTGATTATAACGGTAAAAACTTAACAAGCCGTTCTGTGCAAGCTACCCCTACGATTACGCAAAAGTTTGACCAATGCTTGGAAAAAGCTTCCATAGATACTGCTTTGTTAGAAAACTTAGCTGCTACTATGCGTCGTTTTTCAGACAATATAGCCAGTGTGCCTTCTTTTACCCAGGTTGGTGCAGTCACAGAAGACTATGTGCGCCATATAGGGCAAGCCACACAAATAATTGGAGATATGGCGCATACATTAACCTCTATGAATGGGCTTTACAAAAAAGCTTTAGCCCATATGGAAGATCAGACTACCCATACCCATACGCTGCATAGCCATTTAGAAACTACCGTAAAAGCAATGGAAGTAGCAGGTAATGAAGCAATACACTTTAAAAAAGAGCTTGCTTTACTCAATGAAAAAGTAACCGCTCTAAACGAAATATATGCCAAGACACTAACCGCTTTTAAAGGCTAA
- the gldM gene encoding gliding motility protein GldM has translation MAKGKLSPRQKMIGVMYLVLTAMLALQVSSSVLDKFMVLSGSIDKSRSLQFNHNERAIQALQSAVKDMGNRPTDIKILKKVLAMHQDTVGLVHYIDRLKKQLIDAEGGIDRLTKLPKGLKSNAAVARFMINKGEGNILKTKLNGYITQLSRLTNKPYTPIAFDAKEHDFFSRDPNQAKKDFVTLNFDHTPLGAALATLSQFASEVVTTEADAIHTLGNIIGASDVKFDTLKLLANTKSYIVAAGSKYEADLILAASSSAVAPEMFIDGQPIVVEDGVGKITFTTSPGSYDTHGFAKKNFKAAVKLKLPGGKESIITEDIPYLVAKPVIQVKAATVQSLYRNCGNELDIQVPSLGASYNPRFKVEGGTTIPGSKKGVVTVIPKDKEVKLKVYNGDNLIGTEAFMVQDIPIPQIAITTKNKPIDMKLGIPAPGPRVLEAKVIPNKYFQDFLPKDARYQVVEWVITLARGSRPIHALTAKQSVADLHNIAAQAKSGDRLVIEIKKIARKNFKDEVETINDGSCFNILLN, from the coding sequence ATGGCCAAAGGAAAATTAAGTCCTAGACAAAAAATGATAGGGGTAATGTATCTGGTGCTCACTGCTATGTTAGCCCTTCAGGTCAGCTCTAGTGTATTAGATAAATTCATGGTACTCAGTGGCAGTATTGATAAAAGCAGAAGTCTACAATTTAACCATAATGAACGTGCCATTCAAGCATTACAAAGTGCGGTTAAAGATATGGGCAACCGGCCAACAGATATAAAAATATTGAAAAAAGTGTTGGCCATGCATCAGGATACAGTAGGGCTGGTACATTATATAGATCGATTAAAAAAACAGTTGATTGATGCAGAGGGGGGCATTGACCGCCTCACCAAATTACCCAAAGGGCTCAAAAGCAATGCAGCAGTAGCCCGTTTTATGATCAACAAAGGGGAGGGGAATATATTGAAAACCAAATTAAATGGATATATAACACAGCTTTCTAGGCTCACCAATAAACCTTATACACCCATTGCTTTTGATGCAAAAGAGCATGACTTTTTTAGTCGTGATCCCAATCAAGCTAAAAAAGATTTTGTTACATTAAATTTTGACCACACGCCACTTGGCGCTGCATTGGCTACATTGAGCCAGTTTGCCTCTGAGGTAGTCACTACAGAAGCAGATGCTATCCATACCTTGGGTAACATCATTGGTGCCTCTGATGTTAAATTTGACACACTGAAGTTATTGGCCAACACCAAGTCCTATATTGTCGCTGCCGGAAGCAAATATGAAGCAGATTTAATTTTAGCCGCTTCTTCTTCGGCAGTTGCTCCAGAAATGTTTATTGATGGCCAACCGATTGTGGTAGAAGATGGCGTAGGAAAAATAACCTTTACAACTTCCCCTGGAAGCTATGACACCCATGGATTTGCCAAAAAAAACTTTAAAGCTGCTGTAAAATTGAAGCTACCTGGGGGCAAAGAATCGATTATTACAGAAGATATCCCCTATCTGGTTGCAAAGCCTGTGATTCAAGTAAAGGCTGCTACGGTACAGTCACTTTATCGAAATTGTGGAAACGAGTTAGACATTCAAGTTCCTTCTCTTGGTGCCAGCTACAACCCGCGGTTTAAAGTGGAGGGTGGGACCACCATACCAGGATCTAAAAAAGGAGTAGTTACCGTGATTCCTAAAGATAAAGAGGTTAAGTTAAAGGTATATAATGGAGACAACTTAATAGGCACAGAAGCTTTTATGGTACAAGACATTCCCATTCCCCAAATTGCCATCACTACTAAAAACAAGCCTATTGACATGAAATTAGGCATACCTGCACCTGGTCCCAGGGTACTGGAAGCCAAAGTAATTCCTAATAAGTATTTCCAAGATTTTCTACCCAAAGATGCTAGGTACCAAGTGGTAGAATGGGTGATTACCTTGGCACGGGGTAGCCGTCCCATTCATGCGTTAACGGCAAAGCAGAGCGTTGCAGATTTGCACAATATCGCTGCTCAAGCCAAATCAGGCGATCGATTGGTGATTGAAATCAAAAAAATAGCAAGAAAAAACTTTAAAGATGAAGTTGAAACCATTAATGATGGTTCATGTTTCAATATCTTACTGAATTAA
- the gldN gene encoding gliding motility protein GldN has protein sequence MSLQKYLLLLYIGLTATPPCYGRTDHLSQSYSPHATRPLARAYILYARKVWREIYLNEKQNSPCFMRGKEISKIIIDGVKNGVLVPYTDDTLEAVMPQAQFLKSLQLSGEEGQTTPHEFFPREIATLRLVEHIIFNKITARQEYDIEAIQLIVPGRNNPPTHLDHTIATFKYKDVIDYFNKLPFESICWYNAANPAENLTWIDAFTLRLFGSRIVKVGNTEDATIDELYEEKPGDGKGLIASQKLAEELDVDMEGFLSEY, from the coding sequence ATGTCATTACAAAAATATTTATTGTTGCTATATATTGGCTTAACTGCTACCCCTCCATGCTATGGACGCACAGATCATTTATCACAAAGTTATAGTCCACATGCCACGCGCCCCCTGGCTAGGGCCTATATTTTATATGCCAGAAAAGTATGGAGAGAAATCTATTTAAATGAAAAACAAAATAGCCCTTGTTTCATGCGCGGAAAAGAAATTTCCAAAATAATTATAGATGGCGTAAAAAATGGAGTACTGGTACCCTATACAGATGACACCCTAGAAGCAGTTATGCCTCAAGCACAATTCTTGAAAAGTTTACAACTTTCAGGAGAAGAGGGGCAAACCACTCCACATGAATTCTTTCCAAGAGAAATTGCCACGTTAAGGTTGGTAGAACATATCATCTTTAATAAGATTACGGCTAGGCAAGAGTATGATATTGAAGCGATTCAATTAATTGTACCAGGTAGAAACAATCCACCTACCCACTTAGATCACACCATAGCTACTTTCAAATATAAAGATGTAATAGATTATTTTAACAAACTGCCTTTTGAATCAATTTGTTGGTACAACGCCGCTAACCCTGCAGAAAATTTAACCTGGATAGACGCATTTACCCTTAGACTCTTTGGCAGTAGAATTGTCAAAGTTGGCAATACAGAGGATGCCACTATAGATGAGCTATATGAAGAAAAACCTGGAGACGGTAAGGGACTGATTGCTTCACAAAAATTAGCGGAAGAACTTGATGTGGATATGGAAGGTTTTTTATCTGAGTATTAA
- a CDS encoding palindromic element RPE1 domain-containing protein, with translation MQFLGEAEATTAAYSGVFEEHRPASTPKLPLEIVFRKRSTQAATPIKSYNKPLAIAAIALNLPYPVHVLCNKNESVRPLQ, from the coding sequence GTGCAATTTTTAGGAGAAGCGGAGGCGACCACTGCAGCATACTCAGGTGTATTTGAGGAGCATAGACCAGCTTCGACACCAAAATTGCCATTAGAAATAGTGTTTCGAAAGAGGTCTACCCAAGCGGCTACTCCTATAAAGTCTTACAACAAACCACTTGCGATAGCAGCCATAGCGCTCAACCTGCCTTATCCCGTACACGTATTGTGCAACAAAAATGAAAGTGTGAGGCCGTTGCAATAG
- a CDS encoding IS5 family transposase, with amino-acid sequence MSLKQTKQLSFSDISANKRKCKHTFFDQINKLVNWSVVEKALRLHYPKGLRLSGKPAYSPLLLFKMLLLQTWYGLSDYAVEEEVNDRITFSRFCGISMDSSVPDHSVLSRFRTTLTEKNALEKLLHIINNQLSDHGVLVQNGSAAVDASITPTPRRPKGKKSYDLHEDGTITTAESYQKGVDPEASWIKKGHHLYYGYKRHVLVESKEGLVLAVGTTKASSHDSGHLQVLLDKVRLKSGSRLYADKGYSGSPNENLLKKKKLKSAIQKKGARNNPLSPTAKRFNKLVSKTRYKVERVFGSIKSWFRSSGARYIGLAKTHTQHVMEAIAYNLYRSPNIILRGI; translated from the coding sequence ATGTCGCTCAAGCAAACTAAGCAATTAAGTTTTTCAGATATTTCCGCCAATAAGCGTAAGTGCAAACACACTTTCTTTGATCAAATCAACAAGCTAGTTAATTGGTCAGTAGTAGAAAAAGCACTCCGATTACATTATCCTAAAGGTTTACGTTTATCAGGCAAACCGGCCTATAGTCCTCTGCTTCTATTCAAAATGCTATTGCTACAGACGTGGTATGGCTTGAGCGACTATGCAGTCGAAGAAGAAGTGAATGATCGTATCACTTTTAGCAGATTTTGTGGTATTTCGATGGATAGTTCTGTTCCAGATCATAGTGTACTAAGTAGATTTAGAACTACCCTTACAGAGAAGAATGCTTTAGAAAAGTTATTGCATATCATTAATAATCAGCTATCTGATCATGGTGTATTGGTTCAAAACGGTTCAGCAGCTGTAGATGCTTCTATTACCCCTACCCCTAGACGCCCTAAAGGTAAAAAAAGCTACGATCTGCATGAAGATGGAACCATAACCACAGCTGAAAGTTATCAAAAAGGAGTAGATCCAGAAGCAAGTTGGATAAAAAAAGGCCATCATCTCTACTATGGCTATAAGCGGCATGTTCTTGTGGAAAGCAAAGAGGGGTTGGTGCTAGCCGTAGGTACCACAAAAGCATCTAGTCATGATAGTGGGCATTTACAGGTATTATTGGATAAAGTAAGGCTAAAATCAGGCAGCAGACTCTATGCAGATAAAGGCTATAGCGGGTCGCCCAACGAAAATTTACTAAAGAAAAAGAAGTTAAAATCAGCTATTCAGAAAAAAGGGGCTAGAAACAATCCTTTATCACCCACTGCTAAACGGTTTAATAAATTAGTATCTAAAACGCGCTATAAAGTAGAACGGGTATTTGGAAGTATTAAAAGTTGGTTCCGTAGCTCAGGAGCCAGATATATAGGCCTTGCTAAAACCCATACGCAACATGTTATGGAGGCAATAGCCTATAACTTATATAGGTCCCCAAACATCATATTAAGAGGTATCTAG